A part of Rhipicephalus microplus isolate Deutch F79 chromosome 8, USDA_Rmic, whole genome shotgun sequence genomic DNA contains:
- the LOC142768772 gene encoding THAP domain-containing protein 2-like, which translates to MVTSCVAYGCTNRLKKGCGLTFHLFPKNAEVRSLWERAVRREGWRAKDGDRLCSVHFTPECFDHTGQTTRLWVGSVPTSFPAFPPHLQKPVKQKRPDPKSRDFPAPLGPECSGLCDLPGAEYFPEDSPTKQFYKDKVLSSQEEITQLKKKVKTLQQTKRRLVKRN; encoded by the exons ATGGTTACCTCTTGCGTTGCCTACGGATGCACAAACAGGCTGAAGAAAGGTTGTGGCCTCACATTTCACCT GTTTCCAAAGAATGCAGAAGTTCGGAGTCTTTGGGAGCGGGCAGTTCGCCGTGAAGGGTGGCGCGCTAAGGATGGAGACCGCCTGTGCTCTGTACATTTCACTCCTGAGTGCTTTGACCACACTGGGCAAACGACGCGACTGTGGGTGGGAAGTGTGCCCACGTCGTTTCCAGCTTTTCCGCCTCATCTGCAGAAACCT GTCAAACAGAAGCGTCCCGACCCCAAGTCTCGAGATTTCCCGGCCCCGCTTGGTCCTGAGTGTTCTGGGTTGTGCGACCTGCCTGGAGCTGAATATTTTCCTGAAGACTCGCCAACCAAACAGTTCTACAAAGACAAGGTCCTTTCCTCACAAGAAGAGATAACCCAGTTGAAGAAGAAggtcaaaacactgcagcaaacTAAACGAAGGCTGGTCAAGAGAAATTAA